In Prochlorococcus marinus CUG1415, the sequence CAGTCGTAATTTTTCTTTCTCTCAACTGGACTCATATCTTGCTGAATCAAACCAACCGATAAACCTAAAAAACGATGAACTTGTCCCATCCACTCGGCATCTCTTCTAGCTAAATAATCATTAACGGTAACTACATGAACCCCTTTTCCAGTTAAAGCATTTAAATAACAAGGTAATGTTGCAACAAGAGTTTTTCCTTCTCCAGTCTTCATCTCGGCAATTTGACACTCATGTAAAACCATTCCGCCTATTAACTGAACATCAAAATGTCTCATATCAAGCACACGTTTACTCGCTTCTCTAACAATTGCAAAGGCTTTTGGAAGACATTCTTCTAAGAGTTCCTTTTGTTTTTTAATATCTAATTCTGATGAGATCTTTGATTTCAGATGATGAGTTTGTTGTCTCAAATCATCATCGGTTAAGTTAGAAATTTCTTCTTCTAAAAAATTTATCTCTTCCACTATTGGTTGATAGCGCTTTAACTTTCGTGTATTCGGGTCTCCCAACAAAAGTTTTAGCATAAGTAAAAGTCCTTAAAATTCATCTTATTACAAACATTATAAATTAGTGCGATACAACAGAATGAATAAAAATCATATCTCTTTATTTTATAGAAATGATCGACTAGGGTATTTAAATTAAAATCAAAAAATAACCGAATTATAATCAATTTTCTAAAACTGTTTAACACAATGAAAGCAATATCTCTAATCAACCATTCCAAAGGAGCTATTGGGTTAAGGTTGTTTGGATTAGGTCCTAATCTAAAGCCGACCAATGGATTAAATAAGCTCAGAAAATTACTAGATAGTAACGCTTTCTGGGCAAAAAGCCGAACAATTAATGATCTAAAAAAATGTCTTGCCAATAGTGACGTTATAATAAGTCTCTGGGTTGGCAACGAAATAGTTGGTTTTGGTAGAGCTTTATCAGATGGGGTTTACCGTGGGGTTCTTTGGGATATAGTTATCGATCAAAGTCACCAAGGAAAAGGTTTTGGCACATTAATTGTAAAAAATCTTGTATCTTCTAAAAAAATTAAAAATACAAAGAAAATATATTTAATGACAACGAATAAAAAATTATTCTATTCTCAATTTGATTTTGAAGAAGTTACTACGCAAAATTTATTAATTCGTGAAATATAAAGTGCTTTTTCTATAGAAAATAAAATTAAGATAAAAATTTACTATAAAGCCATCTTATAAAAGGACCTAAAACAGGAAGAGGTCCAAAAGTGGGTCCACAAAAATCAAAATAATCTCTGTGCTCTTTTATTGATCCATTTTCGCCAAATAATAAACGAGTGGTTCCAGGGTAAATAAATTCTTTACCCATAATTTTTAAACCCATTGTCCATTCAACGAATCCCCAATTTCCACTGATGGCGATTGCATGCGTTTCTAAAAAAACATCATCACATCTTTTCACTAGCTTTTCTTGAGCTTTGATATAAGAATCCAAGCCCTCTGTTTCCTGGGTTGGGTCTATAAATATAACATTCTCATTATAAAATTCAGCCCATTTTTGTTTTGTTGGTGCATCTGCACCATAAGGTTTAGTAAATAATCCCCTTAAATCTTCTATAGAAATTACTCTTGTCATTACAAAATTATTGTTATGAATACACTAAAGGATACAAACATTAAAAGCGGATGAAGAGATTCGAACTCTCGACTTTCTCCTTGGCAAGGAGATGCTCTACCACTGAGCTACATCCGCACATTAACGTTATTTTATCTTAAAGAAGGTATCAATGATAGAAATAATTAATTTTTTCAACTAATTTAATTTTTGAATTAAAGAACCCATCTCAATTGCTTGTAAACCATAATTCCAACCAAGATTATTCTTAATACCTGCTCTTTCTAAAGCCTGCTGCATAGTATCAGTTGTTAAAACTCCAAAAATAATTGGAACATTATTCTCATTTGAAACTTGTGCGATACCTTTGCTAGCCTCGGATATGACTACATCATAGTGAGAAGTTTCACCACGGATAACCGCCCCAAGAGCAATGACAACGTCATAACTCTTTTTTTTCAGGAGAGTTTTTGCTGCAATTGGCAATTCAAATGAACCTGGTACCCAAACTATATCTACTTGATTACTTGATTCAGAAGTATCTAAACCATGTCTTTTTAGACAATCAAGACAACCAGAGAGAATTTTATTTGTTATCAAATCATTAAATCTTGCTATTACAATTCCTACTTTTAAAGTAGATGCATTAGTAAAAGAGCCCTCAAAAATAGCCATTAAATTTTACTTAGTTATATTAATAGACTCTCACGAAAAGGTATTCGGTTCAAACTAAATTAGCAATAACACCCTCAATCAATACTAAATGGAACCAAACTCCTCCAATTATTTCAACTTTCTTAATCTCTGGATTACGTCTATCAGATGGATCAGACTGTGTCATATAGAAATATGGTACTCCCACTACTGCTATTAATGATGCAAATAAAAGAGCATTTATGAAGAAAAAGTTTACTGCCTGCATGATTCAGTCTTGAATTTTTAATAATTATAAATACTATATTCTCACGAAAGTGATTTTTTTTGGAGAAAATTTACATACTTTTAGCTACTTTAAAATGCAAAAGCAAATTTTTTACCTAATATCAATTTAGGAATTTAAAAAGTATGCAAGAAGATACGATAATTCAAAAGAATTTATTTGCTATTGAAAATGAAAATAATGAGCAAAAAGCAATAACAAAAATTCCAGAAGATTTATCTTGGGAAGATTTAAAAAAAGAATCGCAAAAAAGACCTAGACAAAGAAAAAATTCAACTAATTTAATCAATAAATTCAAGACTGATTTAATTTCAAAGAACAAAAATGTTTGCATCAATGAAGAGTCTTATAGTTACAAAACAGTCTCAAAACTGAAATTAACTCCTGTAATGAAGCATTATGTAACTCTAAAAGAGGAAAATAAAGATAGGTTATTGCTGTATAGATTAGGAGATTTTTTTGAATGTTTTTTTGAGGACGCTGTATTAATATCTAACCTTTTAGAAATAACACTAACCAGTAAAGATGCTGGCAAAGAAATTGGTAAGAT encodes:
- a CDS encoding GNAT family N-acetyltransferase produces the protein MKAISLINHSKGAIGLRLFGLGPNLKPTNGLNKLRKLLDSNAFWAKSRTINDLKKCLANSDVIISLWVGNEIVGFGRALSDGVYRGVLWDIVIDQSHQGKGFGTLIVKNLVSSKKIKNTKKIYLMTTNKKLFYSQFDFEEVTTQNLLIREI
- a CDS encoding nuclear transport factor 2 family protein; its protein translation is MTRVISIEDLRGLFTKPYGADAPTKQKWAEFYNENVIFIDPTQETEGLDSYIKAQEKLVKRCDDVFLETHAIAISGNWGFVEWTMGLKIMGKEFIYPGTTRLLFGENGSIKEHRDYFDFCGPTFGPLPVLGPFIRWLYSKFLS
- the ribH gene encoding 6,7-dimethyl-8-ribityllumazine synthase, which gives rise to MAIFEGSFTNASTLKVGIVIARFNDLITNKILSGCLDCLKRHGLDTSESSNQVDIVWVPGSFELPIAAKTLLKKKSYDVVIALGAVIRGETSHYDVVISEASKGIAQVSNENNVPIIFGVLTTDTMQQALERAGIKNNLGWNYGLQAIEMGSLIQKLN
- the psbZ gene encoding photosystem II reaction center protein PsbZ; its protein translation is MQAVNFFFINALLFASLIAVVGVPYFYMTQSDPSDRRNPEIKKVEIIGGVWFHLVLIEGVIANLV